One region of Cyanobium sp. M30B3 genomic DNA includes:
- a CDS encoding ribose-phosphate pyrophosphokinase, with product MAQAGDAAEHAAGSSHDTRRLRLFSGTSNQELAREIGAYLGVPDGPRVIKRFADGETYIQIQESIRGCDVFLIQPTCAPVNDHLMELLIMVDACKRASARQVTAVIPYYGYARADRKTAGRESITAKLVANLLTKSGVDRVLAMDLHSSQIQGYFDIPCDHIYGSPVLVDYLSTRNLGEVVVVSPDVGGVARARAFAKQMNDAPLAIIDKRRAGHNVAESLTVIGDVAGKTAVLIDDMIDTGGTICQGAKLLRRKGAARVLCCATHAVFSPPAAERLSEPGLFEEVVVTNSIPLSAERNFPQLRVLSVANMLGEAIWRIHEESSVSSMFR from the coding sequence CTGGCTCAGGCTGGCGACGCTGCGGAGCACGCGGCGGGAAGCAGCCACGACACGCGCCGCCTGCGGCTGTTCAGCGGCACCTCCAACCAGGAACTGGCCCGGGAGATCGGCGCCTACCTGGGGGTTCCCGATGGCCCGCGGGTGATCAAGCGCTTCGCCGACGGCGAGACCTACATCCAGATCCAGGAATCAATCCGCGGCTGCGACGTGTTCCTGATCCAGCCCACCTGCGCTCCGGTGAACGACCACCTGATGGAGCTGCTGATCATGGTGGACGCCTGCAAGCGGGCCTCGGCCCGCCAGGTGACGGCCGTGATCCCCTACTACGGCTACGCCCGCGCCGACCGCAAGACCGCCGGTCGCGAGTCGATCACCGCCAAGCTGGTGGCCAACCTGCTCACCAAGAGCGGCGTGGACCGGGTGCTGGCCATGGACCTGCACTCCTCCCAGATCCAGGGCTACTTCGACATCCCCTGCGATCACATCTACGGATCCCCCGTGCTGGTGGACTACCTCAGCACCCGCAATCTGGGCGAGGTGGTGGTGGTGTCGCCTGACGTGGGCGGCGTGGCCCGGGCCCGGGCCTTCGCCAAACAGATGAACGATGCGCCGCTGGCGATCATCGACAAGCGCCGCGCCGGCCACAACGTGGCCGAAAGCCTCACCGTGATCGGCGATGTGGCCGGCAAGACAGCCGTGTTGATCGATGACATGATCGACACCGGTGGCACCATCTGCCAGGGGGCCAAACTGCTGCGCCGCAAGGGGGCCGCGCGGGTGCTCTGCTGCGCCACCCATGCGGTGTTCTCGCCGCCGGCGGCTGAACGGCTCTCCGAGCCGGGCCTGTTCGAGGAGGTGGTGGTGACCAACTCGATCCCCCTCAGCGCGGAGCGCAATTTCCCCCAGCTGCGCGTGCTCTCCGTGGCCAACATGCTGGGCGAAGCGATCTGGCGGATCCACGAGGAGAGCTCGGTGAGCTCGATGTTCCGCTGA